One region of Carya illinoinensis cultivar Pawnee chromosome 8, C.illinoinensisPawnee_v1, whole genome shotgun sequence genomic DNA includes:
- the LOC122318904 gene encoding folate transporter 1, chloroplastic isoform X1 codes for MLASHSKSNSAQWQWENAFAGAVAGFATVAVMHPLDVVRTRFQVNDGRVFNLPTYKNTPHAIFTIARSEGLRGLYAGFYPAVLGSTVSWGLYFFFYDRAKQRHSKSKEEKLSPGLHLASAAEAGALVCLCTNPIWLVKTRLQLQTPLHQTRPYFGLYDALRTIIREEGWSALYKGIVPGLFLQVSHGAIQFTAYEELRKVIVDIKSKDSKTNSQFDDKLLKSVDYAILGASSKIAAILLTYPFQVIRARLQQRPSSEGIPRYMDSWHVVKETVRFEGVKGFYKGITPNLLKNVPAASITFIVYENVLKLLKMTRRKE; via the exons ATGTTGGCGTCGCATTCGAAGTCGAATTCGGCGCAATGGCAATGGGAGAACGCGTTCGCAGGCGCAGTAGCCGGATTCGCCACCGTCGCTGTCATGCACCCCCTCGACGTCGTTCGTACTAGGTTTCAAG TTAACGATGGCCGAGTTTTCAATCTTCCAACTTACAAGAACACGCCTCACGCTATTTTCACAATTGCTCGCTCGGAG GGTTTGAGAGGGCTTTATGCTGGCTTCTATCCTGCGGTTCTTGGGTCAACTGTTTCATGGGGTCTATATTTCTTCTT CTATGATAGAGCAAAACAAAGGCATTCAAAAAGCAAGGAGGAGAAGCTGAGTCCTGGTCTTCATCTTGCTTCTGCTGCAGAAGCAGGAGCTTTG GTGTGTTTGTGCACAAATCCTATTTGGCTTGTAAAAACAAGATTGCAGCTTCAGACACCTCTTCATCAAACTCGACCATATTTTGGCCTTTATG ATGCCTTAAGAACCATAATTAGAGAAGAAGGGTGGAGTGCACTTTACAAAGGGATTGTACCTGGTCTTTTTCTG cAGGTTTCCCATGGTGCTATTCAGTTCACAGCATATGAGGAACTCCGTAAGGTTATTGTTGATATCAAGTCTAAAGACAGCAAAACTAATTCTCAATTTGATGATAAGTTGTTG AAATCAGTCGATTATGCTATTCTGGGTGCATCGTCAAAAATTGCCGCCATTCTTCTGACATATCCGTTCCAG GTTATACGAGCTAGATTGCAG CAACGACCTAGTAGTGAAGGAATTCCAAGATATATGGATAGCTGGCATGTTGTGAAGGAAACTGTGCG GTTTGAGGGTGTCAAAGGTTTTTACAAGGGCATTACACCAAACCTCCTGAAAAATGTTCCTGCTGCGTCAATAACATTTATCGTGTATGAAAATGTCCTAAAGTTGCTAAAAATGACAAGAAGGAAGGAGTGA
- the LOC122318904 gene encoding folate transporter 1, chloroplastic isoform X2, whose translation MLASHSKSNSAQWQWENAFAGAVAGFATVAVMHPLDVVRTRFQVNDGRVFNLPTYKNTPHAIFTIARSEGLRGLYAGFYPAVLGSTVSWGLYFFFYDRAKQRHSKSKEEKLSPGLHLASAAEAGALVCLCTNPIWLVKTRLQLQTPLHQTRPYFGLYDALRTIIREEGWSALYKGIVPGLFLVSHGAIQFTAYEELRKVIVDIKSKDSKTNSQFDDKLLKSVDYAILGASSKIAAILLTYPFQVIRARLQQRPSSEGIPRYMDSWHVVKETVRFEGVKGFYKGITPNLLKNVPAASITFIVYENVLKLLKMTRRKE comes from the exons ATGTTGGCGTCGCATTCGAAGTCGAATTCGGCGCAATGGCAATGGGAGAACGCGTTCGCAGGCGCAGTAGCCGGATTCGCCACCGTCGCTGTCATGCACCCCCTCGACGTCGTTCGTACTAGGTTTCAAG TTAACGATGGCCGAGTTTTCAATCTTCCAACTTACAAGAACACGCCTCACGCTATTTTCACAATTGCTCGCTCGGAG GGTTTGAGAGGGCTTTATGCTGGCTTCTATCCTGCGGTTCTTGGGTCAACTGTTTCATGGGGTCTATATTTCTTCTT CTATGATAGAGCAAAACAAAGGCATTCAAAAAGCAAGGAGGAGAAGCTGAGTCCTGGTCTTCATCTTGCTTCTGCTGCAGAAGCAGGAGCTTTG GTGTGTTTGTGCACAAATCCTATTTGGCTTGTAAAAACAAGATTGCAGCTTCAGACACCTCTTCATCAAACTCGACCATATTTTGGCCTTTATG ATGCCTTAAGAACCATAATTAGAGAAGAAGGGTGGAGTGCACTTTACAAAGGGATTGTACCTGGTCTTTTTCTG GTTTCCCATGGTGCTATTCAGTTCACAGCATATGAGGAACTCCGTAAGGTTATTGTTGATATCAAGTCTAAAGACAGCAAAACTAATTCTCAATTTGATGATAAGTTGTTG AAATCAGTCGATTATGCTATTCTGGGTGCATCGTCAAAAATTGCCGCCATTCTTCTGACATATCCGTTCCAG GTTATACGAGCTAGATTGCAG CAACGACCTAGTAGTGAAGGAATTCCAAGATATATGGATAGCTGGCATGTTGTGAAGGAAACTGTGCG GTTTGAGGGTGTCAAAGGTTTTTACAAGGGCATTACACCAAACCTCCTGAAAAATGTTCCTGCTGCGTCAATAACATTTATCGTGTATGAAAATGTCCTAAAGTTGCTAAAAATGACAAGAAGGAAGGAGTGA